From the genome of Mycetocola spongiae, one region includes:
- a CDS encoding copper homeostasis protein CutC — translation MTQNTAAPVTLELAIGDPRGARIAADLGIDRVELCVALEVGGLSPSDGLVESVLAVAAEAPRPLEVHPLVRMRAGGFDYTDEEINVMVAEVASYARRGVDGVVIGALKNGALDTTAIARLVDAAAGIHVTLHRAFDYLDDRLAALDVLREAGIGRVLTSGGANTVGEGREQLRILAENAGDITIMAGGGLRPENAVEIRETGVGALHFSARTSRAAEAGASLGSAAENGPGLIWETNRELATRFVGLLRP, via the coding sequence ATGACCCAAAACACCGCCGCCCCCGTCACGCTGGAGCTTGCCATCGGCGATCCCCGCGGTGCCCGCATCGCCGCCGATCTGGGCATCGACCGGGTTGAGCTGTGTGTGGCGCTGGAGGTGGGGGGACTCTCTCCCTCGGACGGCCTGGTGGAGAGCGTGCTCGCGGTGGCCGCCGAGGCCCCGCGCCCGCTCGAGGTGCATCCGCTGGTGCGCATGCGCGCCGGCGGCTTTGACTATACCGACGAGGAGATCAACGTGATGGTGGCCGAGGTGGCCTCCTATGCGCGGCGCGGCGTGGACGGGGTGGTGATCGGGGCCCTGAAGAACGGCGCGCTGGATACCACTGCCATCGCGCGCCTGGTCGACGCGGCCGCGGGAATCCATGTGACCCTGCACCGCGCATTTGACTATCTGGACGACCGGCTCGCGGCGCTGGATGTGCTGCGGGAGGCCGGTATCGGTCGCGTCCTCACCTCGGGTGGGGCCAATACCGTGGGCGAGGGGCGCGAGCAGCTGCGCATCCTCGCCGAGAACGCGGGCGATATCACGATCATGGCCGGCGGCGGGCTGCGCCCCGAAAATGCCGTGGAGATCCGCGAGACCGGGGTGGGTGCGCTGCATTTTTCGGCCCGCACCTCGCGCGCCGCGGAGGCCGGAGCCTCGCTGGGTTCGGCCGCCGAAAACGGCCCCGGCCTGATCTGGGAGACCAACCGCGAGCTGGCCACGCGCTTCGTGGGCTTGCTCCGCCCGTAG
- a CDS encoding M81 family metallopeptidase — translation MTTKTARKPRIAIAGFAIESSTFSPHRAGFRDFPIVDGDALVSRYAVIAPGTPLRDAAHWLPVLGARAIPGGPVLAEVYADIRGRILDGLSALLAEGPLDGVFLDIHGAMSVDGMDDAEGEFVSAVRALVGPDTVISASMDLHGNVTRPLLESVDLITCFRLAPHEDAWETRDRAIVNLVDCLRRGTSPLKAWVRVPILLPGEKTSTRVEPAKGLYERIPAVEADPSVVDAAIWVGYAWADEPRCNATVVVTGYDEEIIAAHAESLARAFWDVREEFEFVGPPGTLEEAVQRALASETTPYLISDSGDNPGAGGTGDVTWTLAHLLDTPELTGEDSPTTFIASIFDAPAIEILAGHEIGDAVSVDAGARVDSGPHGPAHIEGILENFTAGDPAGGRIAVIRVGGLRVIVTEFRKAYHDVADFLALGLDPEAADIIVTKIGYLEPTLYDVQRGWTLALTPGGVDQNLERLGHHRIDRPMFPFDGFDSEPALDAVILP, via the coding sequence ATGACTACCAAAACCGCGCGCAAGCCGCGCATCGCCATTGCCGGTTTTGCCATCGAGTCGAGCACGTTCTCGCCGCATCGCGCCGGGTTCCGGGACTTTCCCATCGTCGACGGCGACGCCCTCGTTAGCCGCTATGCCGTGATCGCCCCCGGCACACCCCTGCGCGACGCCGCGCACTGGCTGCCCGTGCTCGGCGCGCGCGCCATCCCCGGCGGTCCCGTGCTCGCCGAGGTCTACGCGGATATCCGCGGGCGCATCCTCGACGGCCTGTCCGCCCTGCTGGCCGAGGGTCCGCTGGACGGCGTCTTCCTTGATATCCACGGCGCCATGAGCGTGGACGGAATGGACGATGCCGAGGGCGAGTTCGTCTCGGCCGTGCGCGCCCTGGTGGGCCCCGATACCGTGATCTCCGCCTCGATGGACCTGCACGGAAACGTCACCAGGCCGCTCCTGGAGTCCGTGGACCTGATCACGTGTTTCCGGCTCGCGCCGCATGAGGACGCCTGGGAGACCCGCGATCGCGCGATCGTGAACCTCGTGGACTGCCTGCGCCGCGGCACCTCGCCGCTTAAGGCCTGGGTGCGCGTGCCGATCCTGCTCCCGGGTGAGAAGACCAGCACCCGGGTGGAGCCCGCGAAGGGGCTCTATGAGCGCATCCCCGCGGTTGAGGCCGATCCCAGCGTGGTGGACGCCGCGATCTGGGTGGGTTATGCCTGGGCCGATGAGCCGCGCTGTAATGCCACCGTGGTGGTCACCGGCTATGACGAGGAAATAATCGCCGCGCATGCCGAGAGCCTCGCCCGCGCCTTCTGGGACGTGCGCGAGGAATTCGAATTTGTGGGTCCCCCCGGCACCCTGGAGGAGGCCGTGCAGCGGGCACTCGCGAGCGAGACCACCCCGTATCTGATCAGCGACTCGGGGGATAACCCGGGCGCGGGCGGCACCGGGGACGTGACCTGGACGCTCGCCCACCTGCTGGATACCCCCGAGCTCACCGGCGAGGATTCCCCCACCACGTTTATCGCATCGATCTTTGATGCCCCCGCGATCGAGATCCTGGCCGGCCATGAGATCGGCGATGCCGTGAGCGTGGACGCCGGGGCCCGCGTGGACTCCGGCCCGCACGGCCCCGCCCATATCGAGGGCATCCTGGAGAACTTCACCGCGGGGGACCCCGCCGGGGGCCGCATCGCCGTGATCCGGGTGGGTGGCCTGCGTGTCATCGTGACCGAGTTCCGCAAGGCATATCACGATGTTGCCGATTTCCTGGCGCTTGGCCTGGATCCCGAGGCCGCGGATATCATCGTGACCAAGATCGGCTATCTGGAGCCCACGCTATATGACGTGCAGCGCGGCTGGACGCTTGCGCTCACCCCGGGCGGCGTGGACCAGAACCTGGAGCGCCTGGGCCACCACCGCATCGATCGCCCGATGTTCCCGTTTGACGGCTTTGATAGCGAGCCCGCGCTCGACGCGGTCATCCTGCCCTAA
- a CDS encoding peptide ABC transporter substrate-binding protein: MRTVTTRSWLATAAALTAAALVLTGCGSADNAGGNGGESKDSVSYALPAGTGPNWLLPMSPPDKMATHNKALKSTMWVPLFEFDGTSGVMEWDKKASATESYKFSEDGQSVQITLADLDWSDGTPVTSRDVEFWYNLARYNNTKIGGYSAGNMPDNITAFEINDEKNFTLTFDKVYNQDFLLANQLTLIYPMPQHVWDKTSADEKIGDYDRDEAGAQKVLDYLFSEAEDMSTYASNPLWKTVSGPYTVAKWSDAGQVELAANEKYTGTDKPSIKNVTFMPFTSADAEMNVVRAGDVDYGYITSAQLDSKKQFEDLGYRVDPWTGWSITYMPYNFANPVMGPVYKQLYVRQALQHAIDQESISEVIWKGAAKPGYGPIPQEPATDYLSDEQKNNPYPFDTKVSEKLFTDNGWAKNSAGVLTCENAGTGAGQCGEGIPAGQEMNIVVTTQNGSQETDNMMAEIQSSLQKIGVKMTIDAVPLDSVLTEAQSCKTGGECKWELVFFGTAGSWYFSAYPNGERIFAKDTKWNAGQYDNPAAEELITALTFSTDKDIAKKYSALLAEDLPVMWMPNPVYQVSVIKNGLDLGGSQDPGASFYPQRWSWK, encoded by the coding sequence ATGCGTACTGTAACGACGCGCAGCTGGCTGGCAACGGCCGCCGCTCTGACCGCGGCCGCGCTTGTGCTTACCGGCTGTGGCTCGGCCGATAACGCTGGCGGTAACGGTGGTGAGTCCAAGGACTCCGTGAGCTACGCGCTCCCGGCGGGAACCGGCCCCAACTGGCTGCTCCCGATGTCCCCGCCCGATAAGATGGCCACGCATAATAAGGCCCTGAAGTCCACCATGTGGGTTCCCCTCTTCGAGTTCGACGGCACCTCCGGGGTCATGGAGTGGGATAAGAAGGCATCCGCAACCGAGAGCTATAAGTTCTCCGAGGACGGCCAGTCCGTCCAGATCACCCTCGCCGACCTGGACTGGTCCGACGGAACCCCGGTCACGAGCCGCGACGTCGAGTTCTGGTACAACCTGGCGCGCTATAACAACACCAAGATCGGTGGCTACTCCGCGGGCAATATGCCCGATAACATCACCGCGTTTGAGATCAACGACGAGAAGAACTTCACCCTCACGTTCGATAAGGTCTATAACCAAGACTTCCTCCTCGCCAACCAGCTGACCCTCATCTACCCGATGCCTCAGCACGTGTGGGATAAGACCTCCGCCGATGAAAAGATCGGCGATTACGACCGCGATGAAGCGGGCGCACAGAAGGTCCTCGACTACCTCTTCTCCGAGGCCGAGGACATGTCCACCTATGCCAGCAACCCGCTGTGGAAGACCGTCTCCGGTCCCTATACCGTGGCCAAGTGGAGCGACGCCGGACAGGTGGAGCTCGCCGCCAACGAGAAGTACACCGGAACCGATAAGCCCAGCATCAAGAACGTCACGTTCATGCCCTTCACCTCGGCCGATGCCGAGATGAACGTCGTGCGCGCCGGCGATGTGGACTACGGCTATATCACGAGCGCCCAGCTCGACTCGAAGAAGCAGTTTGAGGACCTCGGCTACCGCGTGGACCCCTGGACCGGCTGGTCGATCACCTATATGCCCTATAACTTCGCCAACCCCGTGATGGGCCCGGTGTATAAGCAGCTCTACGTGCGTCAGGCACTGCAGCACGCTATCGACCAGGAGTCGATCTCCGAGGTCATCTGGAAGGGTGCCGCGAAGCCGGGCTATGGCCCGATCCCGCAGGAGCCGGCCACCGACTACCTCTCCGATGAGCAGAAGAATAACCCCTACCCCTTTGATACCAAGGTCTCGGAAAAGCTCTTCACCGATAACGGCTGGGCCAAGAACTCCGCCGGTGTCCTCACCTGTGAAAACGCCGGTACCGGCGCCGGTCAGTGTGGCGAGGGAATCCCCGCCGGCCAGGAAATGAACATCGTGGTCACCACCCAGAACGGCTCGCAGGAGACCGATAACATGATGGCCGAAATCCAGTCCTCGCTGCAGAAGATCGGCGTGAAGATGACGATTGACGCCGTGCCGCTGGACTCGGTTCTCACCGAGGCCCAGTCCTGCAAGACCGGCGGCGAGTGCAAGTGGGAGCTGGTGTTCTTCGGAACCGCCGGTAGCTGGTATTTCTCCGCCTACCCCAACGGTGAGCGCATCTTTGCCAAGGACACCAAGTGGAACGCCGGACAGTACGATAACCCGGCCGCCGAGGAGCTCATCACCGCGCTGACCTTCTCCACCGATAAGGACATCGCCAAGAAGTACTCGGCCCTGCTCGCCGAGGACCTCCCCGTGATGTGGATGCCGAACCCGGTTTACCAGGTCTCGGTCATCAAGAACGGTCTCGACCTGGGCGGTTCCCAGGACCCGGGTGCCTCGTTCTACCCGCAGCGCTGGTCCTGGAAGTAA
- a CDS encoding ABC transporter permease, whose translation MTATPALSAKKPGNRALARFTSNRLALFGVVVLAFFVLFCFLGPLFYQTDQVHTNLSEASLKPGVNGHPLGTDDVGYDVLGRLMIAGQTSITIGLAAGVLATLVGSLWGAVAGYVGGWVDAVMMRIVDAGIAIPATFLLLIISTIARPSVPLMILVIGLVSWLVPARLVRAESISLKSREYVLAIKAMGGTHSRAVVRHIIPNSVGTIIVNATFQVADAILLVAYISFLGMGVQKPATDWGAMLTSGISYTYSGAWWLILPAGFCIVLVVVAFNCIGDGLRDYFDVKGRLK comes from the coding sequence GTGACCGCAACACCCGCGCTGAGCGCGAAAAAACCCGGAAACCGCGCGCTGGCGCGCTTCACCTCCAACCGTCTTGCGCTCTTTGGCGTGGTTGTCCTCGCCTTCTTTGTGCTGTTCTGCTTCCTCGGCCCGCTGTTCTATCAGACCGATCAGGTGCATACCAACCTCTCCGAGGCATCGCTTAAGCCCGGCGTGAACGGCCACCCGCTGGGCACCGACGACGTGGGCTATGACGTGCTCGGACGCCTCATGATCGCCGGCCAAACCTCGATCACCATCGGCCTTGCGGCGGGTGTGCTCGCGACCCTCGTGGGCTCCCTCTGGGGCGCCGTCGCCGGCTATGTTGGCGGCTGGGTGGACGCGGTCATGATGCGCATCGTGGACGCCGGTATCGCGATCCCCGCGACCTTCCTGCTGCTGATCATCTCCACGATCGCCCGGCCCAGCGTGCCGCTGATGATCCTGGTGATCGGCCTGGTGTCCTGGCTGGTTCCGGCCCGCCTCGTGCGCGCCGAGTCCATCTCGCTGAAATCCCGCGAATACGTGCTCGCGATTAAGGCCATGGGTGGCACCCACTCCCGCGCCGTGGTGCGACACATCATCCCCAACTCGGTGGGCACAATCATCGTGAACGCCACGTTCCAGGTGGCCGACGCCATCCTGCTTGTGGCCTATATCTCCTTCCTCGGCATGGGCGTGCAGAAGCCCGCGACCGACTGGGGTGCCATGCTCACCAGCGGCATCTCCTATACCTATTCCGGGGCATGGTGGCTTATCCTGCCCGCCGGATTCTGCATCGTGCTGGTGGTCGTGGCCTTTAACTGCATCGGCGACGGCCTCCGTGACTACTTCGACGTGAAGGGACGCCTCAAGTGA
- a CDS encoding ABC transporter ATP-binding protein, producing the protein MSTPKEAQDRTPVLSINDLTVDFHTDNGVIPAVKGLSLDLYPGEVLALVGESGSGKSVTSMAILRLLPGTARVGGSITFDGKDLATLSEHEMNDVRGGDISMVFQEPMTALNPTMRIGDQLTESLLNHKICPKDEAWDRAVELLRRVGIPEPERRAQGFPHEMSGGQRQRVVIAIALACNPRVIIADEPTTALDVTVQAEILDLIRELAAGSSNTAFLLVTHNMGVVADVADRVAVMYRGDLVEEGPAREILLHPQAEYSRRLLDAVPRLPEAAWNEIAGTEIPAGSAVPGEAEARAEAQALLIREREEPVPAPAQRTELALDMRDATVEYTRKRSTFKALDGVSLSIATGEILGLVGESGSGKSTLGRAALGLAPLASGSVEIFGRPVRDRALLNRAEREARSRVGVIFQDPGSSLDPRMTIAQCIAEPLAVHGWRGKRASAALRRERVAELLDAVELPRDFADRYPHELSGGQRQRVGLARSIALEPGLIIADEPTSALDVSVQASVLAVLRELQERYGFACLFISHDLAVVHDISHRVAVMLQGQIVETGLGDEVLVRPQHPYSKRLLASAPSPDPVEQARRRAARGVLSGQTA; encoded by the coding sequence GTGAGCACCCCCAAGGAAGCTCAGGACCGCACACCCGTGCTGAGCATTAACGATCTCACCGTGGACTTCCACACCGATAACGGCGTGATTCCCGCCGTGAAGGGGCTTAGCCTCGACCTCTACCCGGGCGAGGTTTTGGCCCTGGTGGGCGAATCGGGCTCCGGAAAATCCGTCACCTCGATGGCGATCCTGCGCCTGCTGCCGGGCACCGCCCGCGTGGGCGGCAGCATCACCTTCGACGGGAAGGACCTGGCCACGCTGAGCGAGCACGAGATGAACGACGTGCGCGGTGGCGATATTTCGATGGTCTTCCAGGAGCCGATGACGGCCCTGAACCCCACGATGCGCATCGGCGATCAGCTCACGGAATCGCTCCTGAACCATAAGATCTGCCCCAAGGACGAGGCCTGGGATCGCGCCGTGGAGCTGCTGCGCCGCGTGGGTATCCCCGAGCCCGAGCGCCGCGCGCAGGGCTTCCCGCACGAGATGTCCGGCGGGCAGCGCCAGCGCGTGGTCATCGCGATCGCCCTCGCCTGCAACCCGCGCGTGATCATCGCCGATGAGCCCACGACCGCCCTGGATGTTACGGTGCAGGCCGAGATTCTTGACCTGATCCGCGAACTCGCGGCCGGCTCCTCCAATACCGCGTTCCTGCTGGTCACCCACAACATGGGCGTGGTCGCGGATGTTGCCGACCGCGTGGCCGTGATGTACCGCGGAGACCTCGTGGAGGAGGGCCCCGCGCGCGAAATCCTGCTGCACCCGCAGGCCGAGTATTCGCGCCGCCTGCTGGACGCCGTGCCGCGCCTGCCCGAGGCGGCGTGGAACGAGATCGCCGGTACCGAGATTCCCGCGGGCAGCGCCGTTCCCGGCGAGGCCGAGGCCCGCGCGGAGGCACAGGCGCTGCTGATCCGCGAACGCGAGGAGCCCGTGCCGGCCCCCGCGCAGCGCACTGAACTCGCGCTGGATATGCGCGATGCCACCGTGGAATATACCCGCAAACGCTCCACGTTTAAGGCGCTGGACGGCGTGAGCCTGAGCATCGCCACGGGCGAGATTCTGGGCCTGGTGGGCGAGAGCGGATCGGGCAAGTCCACGCTCGGCCGCGCCGCGCTGGGGCTTGCGCCGCTCGCCTCCGGCAGCGTGGAAATCTTTGGTCGGCCCGTGCGCGATCGCGCGCTGCTGAACCGGGCCGAGCGCGAGGCGCGCTCCCGCGTGGGCGTGATCTTCCAGGACCCGGGTTCCTCCCTGGACCCGCGCATGACCATCGCCCAGTGCATCGCCGAGCCGCTCGCGGTTCACGGCTGGCGCGGCAAGCGCGCGAGTGCGGCCCTGCGCCGCGAGCGCGTGGCCGAGCTGCTTGACGCCGTGGAACTCCCGCGCGATTTTGCCGATCGCTATCCGCATGAGCTCTCGGGTGGGCAGCGCCAGCGGGTGGGCCTGGCGCGCTCGATTGCGCTGGAGCCCGGCCTGATCATCGCCGATGAGCCCACAAGCGCCCTGGACGTATCGGTGCAGGCCAGTGTGCTCGCGGTGCTGCGCGAACTCCAGGAACGCTATGGCTTTGCGTGCCTGTTCATCAGCCACGACCTCGCCGTGGTGCACGATATTTCGCACCGCGTGGCCGTGATGCTGCAGGGGCAGATCGTGGAGACAGGCCTCGGAGACGAGGTGCTGGTGCGCCCGCAACACCCCTATAGCAAGAGGCTGCTGGCCTCGGCACCCTCGCCCGATCCGGTTGAGCAGGCGCGCCGCCGTGCCGCCCGCGGCGTGCTGAGCGGACAGACCGCGTGA
- a CDS encoding ROK family protein, whose amino-acid sequence MSGYPEVVAGVDIGGTSTSVVLIDAAGEVLAEASAATPAAESGRAMMNLAVGLTRDLAADRGLTVTAVGIGAAGVVDPITRTVVAASSTFSGWAGFDVGATLDHAFGVPNALVNDVNAFLLGEVAHGSARGLSNVAGITLGTGVGGALYLDDRLWDGPHGAAGELGHTPGFVVPGFPEEPCTCGQYGHLESIASGRSIARRYRERGGADLGGAEIAARSDHDADARAVLHEAGLMVGQAAVSLAVMLDITHLVVGGGVAGAWAQISGGIDAYIAEHPPVTGGVVSVTPSLLGGRAVAVGAAAQARALLG is encoded by the coding sequence GTGAGCGGATACCCCGAGGTGGTCGCCGGTGTGGACATCGGCGGCACCTCCACCTCCGTGGTGCTGATCGACGCGGCGGGCGAGGTGCTGGCCGAGGCCTCGGCCGCGACGCCCGCGGCCGAGAGCGGCCGCGCCATGATGAACCTCGCCGTGGGCCTCACGCGCGATCTGGCCGCCGACCGCGGGCTCACCGTGACCGCGGTGGGGATCGGTGCGGCGGGCGTGGTGGATCCGATCACGCGCACCGTGGTGGCCGCGAGCTCCACGTTCAGCGGCTGGGCCGGATTTGATGTGGGGGCCACCCTGGATCACGCATTCGGGGTGCCCAATGCCCTCGTGAACGACGTCAACGCGTTCCTCTTGGGCGAGGTGGCCCACGGCTCCGCGCGCGGGCTGAGCAATGTTGCGGGCATCACGCTGGGCACCGGCGTGGGCGGGGCCCTCTATCTGGATGACCGGCTCTGGGACGGCCCGCACGGCGCCGCCGGCGAGCTGGGTCATACCCCCGGTTTTGTGGTTCCCGGGTTCCCCGAGGAGCCGTGCACATGTGGCCAATACGGACACCTGGAATCGATCGCCTCGGGCAGGTCGATCGCGCGGCGCTATCGCGAACGCGGCGGAGCGGACCTGGGCGGTGCGGAGATTGCCGCGCGCTCGGATCACGATGCCGATGCGCGTGCGGTGCTGCACGAGGCCGGCCTCATGGTGGGCCAGGCGGCGGTCAGCCTCGCCGTGATGCTGGATATCACCCATCTCGTGGTGGGTGGCGGCGTGGCCGGAGCCTGGGCCCAGATCTCGGGCGGCATCGACGCCTATATTGCCGAGCATCCGCCCGTGACCGGCGGCGTGGTCAGCGTGACCCCGTCCCTGCTCGGTGGCCGCGCGGTGGCCGTGGGCGCGGCGGCACAGGCGCGCGCCCTCCTCGGCTAG
- a CDS encoding ABC transporter permease has product MSKIKKPRGSIGTFLARRLFQAAIVILIVTLIVFALLHLALPNGPALGILGMQATQEQIEAFNQKNGFDLPLWQQYLNFLAQLLRGDLGTSFTLNRPVSSAIGQRLPKTMVLALLSMLVALAVALPMGIFQATRRGKGADVALTAWNFVIYSTPSFFLGLILVIVFGQWLRWFPSQAPQGATVGEVLSQPAGLILPILTMSLGIIATFSRYMRSATIDNLSEDYVRTARAKGTSYRRVVTEHVVRNSLTPVIAMFGYYLPVMFGGMIVVESLFNYPGMGLLFWSAAQTSDYPILLGCVLIIAIATVIGSLLADLIQALLDPRTRGELS; this is encoded by the coding sequence GTGAGCAAGATCAAAAAACCGAGAGGGTCGATCGGGACCTTCCTGGCCCGGCGTCTATTCCAGGCCGCGATAGTCATCCTGATCGTCACGCTCATCGTGTTTGCCCTGCTGCACCTCGCCCTACCCAACGGTCCCGCACTCGGGATCCTCGGAATGCAGGCAACCCAGGAGCAGATCGAGGCCTTCAACCAAAAGAACGGCTTCGATCTGCCCCTGTGGCAGCAATATCTGAACTTCCTCGCGCAGCTGCTGCGCGGCGACCTCGGGACCTCGTTCACCCTGAACCGGCCGGTATCCTCGGCCATCGGTCAGCGCCTCCCGAAGACCATGGTGCTGGCTCTGCTGTCGATGCTGGTGGCCCTCGCCGTGGCCCTGCCCATGGGAATCTTCCAGGCCACCCGCCGCGGCAAGGGCGCCGATGTGGCCCTCACCGCGTGGAATTTTGTGATCTACTCCACGCCCTCCTTCTTCCTGGGACTGATCCTCGTGATCGTCTTTGGCCAGTGGCTGCGCTGGTTCCCCTCGCAGGCGCCGCAGGGCGCCACCGTGGGCGAGGTGCTCTCCCAGCCCGCGGGCCTGATCCTGCCGATCCTCACGATGTCGCTCGGTATCATCGCGACCTTCTCGCGCTATATGCGCTCCGCCACGATCGATAACCTCTCCGAGGACTATGTGCGCACCGCGCGGGCCAAGGGCACGTCCTATCGCCGCGTGGTCACCGAGCACGTGGTGCGCAACTCCCTGACCCCCGTCATCGCGATGTTCGGCTACTACCTGCCCGTGATGTTTGGTGGCATGATCGTGGTCGAATCGCTGTTCAACTACCCCGGAATGGGCCTGCTGTTCTGGAGCGCCGCCCAGACCTCGGACTATCCGATCCTGCTCGGTTGTGTGCTGATCATCGCGATCGCCACGGTTATTGGATCGCTGCTGGCCGACCTGATTCAGGCCCTGCTGGATCCGCGTACCCGGGGGGAGCTGTCCTAA
- a CDS encoding cation:proton antiporter, translating to MEFALILVFGVFILVLVNVFAKRLGVAAPLILVLVGVGMSFLPWMPDHFQVDPSVVLVVVLPPLLYSSAVNVPLLDFRRNVGAIGWLSFVQVIITAVLIGLLLTWLIPGLGLALGIALGAVVSPTDAVAATSIAKRLGLPPRLVTVLEGESLVNDASALVLLRTAVAATAGAVSLWGAAGDFIYAALAAIAMGIVVGYLTVWIRSKISDSVLTTALSFAVPFVAYIPAEEIHASGVLSVVVAGLITGHRGAKYFRAQDRVSERLNWRTVQFLLENGVFLVMGMQLNGLLADSRAGDTGTVWTIVVGLIVTGVLIVMRIVFVAPMIAKMRSEGRRAEAMGPRLDSVRSKLEQVSGERWDDKRKAKARRMLNRRSADISFLTREGLSWRGGAVIAWSGMRGVVTLAAAQSLPLDTPHRAELVLIAFTVAFMTLMVQGGTLPWLIRTLGVSGPTAEAQKRELTSLLEEITSVSDAALDNPDLRRPDGQRYHPEVIERVRKQTHVQNKWINAATAPAAEAGMTAAEEYRALRREILDVQRSALLDARSTGNYSSPRLSVVQHLLDNEDIVLDASGSKEH from the coding sequence ATGGAATTTGCCCTCATCCTCGTTTTTGGCGTGTTCATCCTGGTCCTGGTGAATGTTTTTGCCAAGCGGCTCGGCGTGGCCGCCCCGCTGATCCTGGTCCTGGTGGGGGTGGGCATGAGCTTCCTCCCCTGGATGCCCGATCATTTCCAGGTGGACCCCTCGGTGGTCCTGGTGGTGGTGCTGCCCCCGCTGCTGTACTCCTCCGCGGTGAACGTCCCGCTGCTGGATTTCCGCCGCAATGTGGGGGCGATCGGCTGGCTCTCGTTTGTCCAGGTCATCATCACTGCCGTCCTGATCGGGCTGCTGCTCACCTGGTTGATCCCTGGCCTGGGCCTCGCGCTGGGCATCGCCCTGGGTGCCGTGGTGAGCCCCACCGATGCGGTGGCCGCCACCTCGATTGCCAAGCGGCTGGGCCTGCCGCCGCGGCTGGTCACGGTACTCGAGGGTGAGAGCCTCGTGAACGACGCCTCGGCCCTGGTGCTCCTGCGCACCGCGGTGGCCGCCACCGCGGGTGCCGTCTCGCTCTGGGGCGCCGCGGGCGACTTTATCTATGCGGCCCTCGCCGCCATCGCGATGGGCATCGTGGTGGGCTATCTTACGGTCTGGATTCGCTCCAAGATCAGCGATTCCGTCCTCACCACGGCGCTGTCCTTTGCGGTGCCGTTTGTGGCCTATATTCCCGCCGAGGAGATCCATGCCTCGGGTGTGCTCTCGGTGGTGGTGGCCGGGCTGATCACGGGCCATCGCGGGGCCAAATATTTCCGCGCGCAGGATCGGGTGAGCGAGCGCCTGAACTGGCGCACCGTGCAGTTCCTCCTCGAAAACGGCGTGTTCCTGGTGATGGGAATGCAGCTTAACGGGCTCCTCGCCGATTCCCGCGCGGGTGATACCGGCACCGTCTGGACCATCGTGGTGGGGCTCATCGTCACGGGCGTCCTCATCGTGATGCGCATCGTTTTTGTGGCACCGATGATCGCGAAGATGCGCTCCGAGGGCCGCCGGGCCGAGGCGATGGGGCCGCGGCTGGACAGCGTCCGCAGCAAGCTGGAGCAGGTCAGTGGTGAGCGCTGGGACGATAAGCGCAAGGCCAAGGCCCGGCGCATGCTTAACCGCCGCAGCGCCGATATCTCCTTCCTCACGCGCGAGGGCCTGAGCTGGCGCGGTGGGGCCGTAATCGCCTGGTCGGGCATGCGCGGTGTGGTCACGCTCGCGGCCGCTCAATCGCTTCCGCTGGATACCCCGCATCGTGCCGAGCTGGTGCTGATCGCGTTCACCGTGGCGTTTATGACCCTCATGGTGCAGGGCGGCACGCTCCCATGGCTGATCCGCACGCTCGGGGTCTCCGGCCCCACCGCGGAGGCGCAGAAGCGCGAGCTGACCAGCCTCCTGGAGGAGATCACCAGCGTGAGTGATGCCGCGCTGGATAACCCCGATCTGCGCCGGCCCGATGGTCAGCGCTATCACCCCGAGGTGATCGAGCGGGTGCGCAAGCAAACCCACGTGCAAAATAAGTGGATCAACGCCGCCACGGCCCCCGCGGCCGAGGCCGGAATGACCGCCGCGGAGGAGTATCGCGCGCTGCGCCGCGAGATCCTCGACGTGCAGCGCAGCGCCCTGCTGGATGCACGGTCCACGGGAAATTACAGCTCGCCGCGGCTCTCGGTGGTGCAGCATCTGCTGGACAACGAGGATATCGTGCTGGATGCCTCGGGCAGCAAGGAGCATTAG